One stretch of Schlesneria sp. DSM 10557 DNA includes these proteins:
- a CDS encoding DUF4440 domain-containing protein: MSAEVELLELSQKLLHSIDKGDWATYVSLCDESITCFEPEALGHLVTGMPFHKFYFDLPASATKPAKQSSIASPHVRVMGDSAVVTYIRLVQKLDGNGGPLSVAAMETRIWQKTSSGWKHVHFHRTPC; the protein is encoded by the coding sequence ATGTCTGCTGAAGTAGAGCTTCTGGAACTCAGCCAAAAACTGCTGCACTCGATCGATAAAGGGGACTGGGCGACCTACGTCTCGCTCTGCGACGAATCAATCACCTGCTTCGAACCTGAAGCACTGGGGCATCTGGTCACCGGAATGCCTTTTCACAAGTTTTACTTCGACCTGCCCGCCAGCGCCACCAAGCCAGCCAAGCAGTCCTCAATCGCCTCGCCTCACGTCCGCGTGATGGGGGATTCTGCTGTGGTCACCTATATTCGACTCGTCCAGAAGCTCGACGGCAACGGCGGCCCACTCTCAGTGGCCGCGATGGAAACCCGAATCTGGCAGAAGACGTCCAGTGGCTGGAAGCATGTCCATTTCCATCGGACACCCTGCTGA
- a CDS encoding LptE family protein, protein MNNEPTIAPRSTWMTPHPAGMIVVREQASRSDAHHLDGERRCGIRVTSRNWNWLSVVLAMLVSGCGYTVGNDFRTDIKSVAVPIFENTTNRQGIEYQLTEAVQKEITKRSHYRLSKGRNADTRLTGKIVGFRKDVLGETAQDDPRELQITLMVQVRWEDLRTGELIAEQELPLTPELIPLTGQAEFSPELGQSLATAMEDNLNSMARKIVNLMEVPW, encoded by the coding sequence ATGAATAACGAACCAACCATTGCGCCCCGCAGTACCTGGATGACCCCACATCCGGCTGGGATGATCGTTGTTCGCGAACAGGCTTCCCGGTCAGACGCTCATCATTTGGATGGCGAGCGGAGATGCGGTATCCGCGTGACTTCACGCAACTGGAACTGGTTGAGTGTGGTGCTGGCAATGTTGGTGTCCGGCTGTGGTTACACGGTCGGCAATGACTTTCGAACCGACATCAAGTCGGTTGCAGTCCCGATTTTCGAAAACACCACGAATCGACAGGGGATCGAGTATCAACTGACGGAAGCGGTCCAAAAGGAAATCACAAAACGTTCGCATTATCGACTATCGAAAGGTCGAAATGCCGATACGCGATTGACCGGCAAGATCGTTGGATTTCGAAAAGATGTCCTGGGGGAAACAGCTCAAGACGACCCTCGCGAACTGCAAATCACGCTGATGGTTCAGGTTCGCTGGGAAGATTTGCGAACAGGGGAGCTGATCGCTGAGCAGGAATTGCCGCTCACGCCCGAGCTTATTCCGCTGACGGGTCAGGCCGAGTTCTCTCCCGAATTGGGGCAATCTCTCGCCACAGCCATGGAAGACAATCTGAATTCCATGGCTCGTAAAATCGTCAACCTGATGGAAGTTCCCTGGTAA
- a CDS encoding DUF1501 domain-containing protein — MLNLLGSPRRCCDGITRRQTLKAGALSALGGFGLPQILAAEDAGLVHDAKAKNVIFIFLLGGAATQDMYDLKPDAPAEVRGEFKPIPTSVPGINVCEHLPQFAQWAHQFAFIRSVNHKAGCHNCLPCFTGYDMLPPDQHPRETDPPSLGSVLQYLSGEQAELPQYVYMPNWLGWGQAFRRAGPYGGFLGKRYDALTTECQPYYDKTSFDPLPGNPQIVRGEPLLPSTSLQEGMTIDRLNQRRSLLNQIDEERRRADQILTASTFQRNQQQAFDILTSSKMRRAFDLTQEDPRIVERYGRTLFGNSTLIARRLIQAGVRFVNVTWDLYWGPVNVDYDAWDTHTNNFNILKQNKLPGFDQTISALMQDLQSSGLMDETLVVITSEMGRTPRINGNAGRDHWTNCFGSLLAGAGIKGGTIHGSSDSQAAYVKDKPVRPADLIATIYQTLGIDPERRVPDHTNRPVEISQGGVPISEILA; from the coding sequence ATGCTGAATCTGCTTGGAAGTCCGCGTCGTTGTTGTGATGGTATTACACGTCGGCAGACCCTGAAAGCCGGGGCACTTTCCGCATTAGGTGGTTTCGGACTTCCACAGATTCTGGCTGCCGAAGATGCAGGCCTGGTACACGACGCCAAAGCGAAGAACGTCATTTTCATTTTCCTGCTGGGTGGCGCTGCAACACAGGACATGTACGACCTGAAGCCGGATGCCCCCGCCGAGGTCCGGGGGGAATTCAAGCCGATTCCCACGTCGGTGCCGGGAATCAATGTTTGCGAGCACCTGCCGCAGTTCGCTCAGTGGGCTCACCAGTTTGCGTTTATCCGGTCGGTGAATCACAAGGCGGGTTGTCACAACTGCCTTCCCTGTTTTACCGGTTACGACATGCTCCCTCCTGACCAGCACCCGCGCGAAACCGATCCCCCCAGTCTCGGATCCGTGCTGCAATATCTAAGCGGTGAACAGGCGGAATTGCCCCAGTACGTCTACATGCCGAATTGGCTCGGCTGGGGTCAGGCATTTCGCCGTGCTGGACCGTACGGCGGATTCCTGGGCAAGCGTTACGACGCGCTGACGACCGAATGTCAGCCCTATTACGACAAGACCTCTTTTGACCCGCTTCCAGGGAATCCACAGATTGTTCGAGGCGAGCCCCTCCTGCCCAGCACATCGCTCCAGGAGGGAATGACCATTGATCGTTTGAATCAACGGCGGTCGCTATTGAATCAGATTGACGAGGAACGACGGCGAGCGGACCAGATCCTCACTGCCTCTACCTTTCAGCGGAATCAGCAGCAGGCGTTCGATATCCTGACGTCATCGAAGATGCGACGGGCCTTCGATCTGACACAGGAAGACCCTCGAATTGTCGAGCGCTATGGACGAACCCTTTTCGGAAATTCGACCCTCATCGCCCGCAGGCTGATTCAGGCCGGTGTCCGTTTCGTCAACGTCACCTGGGACTTGTACTGGGGTCCCGTCAATGTCGATTACGATGCCTGGGACACACACACCAACAATTTCAATATCCTGAAGCAGAATAAACTACCCGGGTTCGATCAGACGATTTCCGCCTTAATGCAGGACCTGCAGTCCAGCGGACTGATGGACGAAACGCTGGTCGTGATCACGAGCGAAATGGGTCGCACTCCTCGAATCAATGGTAATGCCGGGCGCGATCACTGGACGAACTGCTTCGGATCCCTGCTTGCGGGAGCTGGCATCAAGGGGGGAACCATCCATGGTTCTTCTGACTCTCAGGCGGCCTACGTGAAAGATAAACCCGTCCGCCCCGCCGATCTGATTGCGACGATCTACCAGACCCTGGGGATTGACCCCGAACGAAGAGTTCCCGATCACACAAACCGCCCCGTCGAAATCTCGCAAGGGGGTGTCCCTATCAGTGAAATCCTGGCGTAA
- a CDS encoding ABC transporter permease subunit produces the protein MFHGAFALLERSLRIDARNWPTHLCRLGLVGSIYVSLCFALSTQNRFGAPGLRFFQGIAFLDLAFITLLGLSYFSTSITEEKEEDTLGLMLMAGVSPLGILAGKSIGRFWQAILLVAAQYPFMLLAVTMGGVTTLQVQAITLALVAYMVFLAGMGLLCSTLASRNRTASSMMIVGLSIYFLVPLIAKLILIKLAKSTIQGVTATPSISMWRAFLESMENLCIYLKMGEILTTGFGQSIWSFQVISNVLLGFVLSGLAWLLFGTASLTTSTEASSRGLVARQRAFLHFNAGRPWPNPFVWKDFHFVSGGIGTIFVRFGFYLSLCLIVFGFDHFLDASFGPNGAVGLCQMLLSLAIAIDAAMALAQAMHDEIRSQTLAALLMLPQSPVRIVYSKFLGSLLGWFPGPLVLLAVTMTTVSGRSDFYSLLQNEHGGWCVVLLFLLPPHFAPLAALIVRWGAVAVAFGLTIGVYFGIIMGISLFRGPSDAFFASAALVMTTLCVVCHLLLLVRIQTLAMK, from the coding sequence ATGTTCCACGGCGCTTTCGCACTCCTTGAACGGTCACTGCGGATTGATGCCCGCAACTGGCCGACGCACCTGTGTCGTTTGGGGTTGGTGGGATCAATCTATGTTTCTCTCTGTTTTGCGTTGTCAACGCAGAACAGGTTTGGGGCTCCCGGTCTGCGTTTCTTTCAGGGGATCGCGTTTCTTGATCTGGCCTTCATCACGTTGCTGGGACTCAGTTATTTCTCAACGTCCATTACTGAAGAAAAAGAAGAGGATACCCTGGGACTGATGCTGATGGCGGGTGTCAGTCCGCTTGGGATCCTGGCGGGCAAGTCCATCGGAAGATTCTGGCAGGCAATCCTGCTTGTAGCAGCACAGTACCCCTTTATGTTGCTCGCCGTCACAATGGGGGGAGTGACAACACTGCAAGTCCAGGCCATCACGCTGGCTCTGGTCGCTTATATGGTTTTTCTCGCGGGGATGGGGCTTCTCTGTTCCACTCTGGCATCTCGAAATCGAACCGCCAGCTCGATGATGATTGTCGGCCTTTCGATTTACTTCCTGGTCCCGCTCATCGCGAAGCTGATTCTCATTAAGCTGGCGAAGAGTACGATTCAGGGGGTGACCGCTACCCCCTCGATTTCGATGTGGAGGGCGTTTCTGGAAAGTATGGAAAACCTGTGTATCTATTTAAAAATGGGGGAGATCCTCACCACAGGTTTCGGCCAGTCGATCTGGAGCTTCCAGGTCATCTCGAACGTCTTGCTGGGATTCGTCCTGTCTGGTCTGGCCTGGTTGCTGTTCGGGACCGCCTCCTTAACCACATCAACCGAAGCATCATCCCGGGGACTCGTGGCACGCCAGCGAGCCTTCTTGCATTTTAATGCCGGACGGCCGTGGCCAAATCCCTTTGTCTGGAAAGATTTTCATTTCGTGTCAGGAGGAATCGGCACGATCTTCGTCCGATTCGGGTTCTACTTGAGTCTATGCTTGATTGTTTTTGGATTCGACCATTTTCTTGACGCTTCGTTCGGCCCGAATGGTGCAGTTGGTCTTTGCCAAATGCTCCTGTCGCTGGCGATTGCGATCGACGCTGCGATGGCCCTGGCGCAAGCCATGCACGATGAAATTCGTAGCCAGACGTTAGCCGCACTGCTGATGTTGCCTCAGTCACCTGTCAGGATTGTCTATTCCAAATTTTTGGGATCCCTCCTTGGATGGTTTCCCGGCCCGCTTGTACTCCTGGCCGTCACGATGACCACCGTATCGGGAAGAAGCGATTTCTACAGCTTACTGCAGAACGAACATGGCGGCTGGTGCGTCGTTCTGTTGTTCCTTTTGCCACCGCACTTCGCTCCACTCGCAGCACTGATTGTCAGGTGGGGCGCCGTCGCGGTCGCCTTCGGGCTGACGATTGGAGTTTACTTTGGAATTATCATGGGAATAAGCCTGTTTCGCGGCCCTTCCGACGCATTTTTCGCTTCGGCTGCCCTGGTGATGACGACTCTGTGTGTCGTGTGTCACCTGTTACTCCTGGTTCGAATTCAAACACTGGCGATGAAATGA
- a CDS encoding tetratricopeptide repeat protein: MDNTTIYRRILSTRRPWVCGVVLFVLISGCATPWEKSALLKETYPNIDRVQGPTERALRNVFRRQKEESDEEELSLSGKSLKPIAGTEEYLAATELYKEEKFLEAQKAFKKVGKKFKKSEIREDALFMEAEAAWQLDNYSRAHDIYAVLLKEYPSTRHLNVVSERMFKVGRLWLDFPEVAKLDEIEQVNFEDPNKKLPSEEKPHTAKSRFVFVPNLTNKKEPLFDTPGNGVAALSAVWMNDPTGPLADDAMMLVASYHARKGNYIEADRYFQMLRETFPNSPHVQNAFLLGSHVKLMSYQGPDYETRTLEEAQKLKEATVRLYPNLPEKDRIQSELARIEDAKALIDWSQAKFWLRKGNKKAAAIYCHQVIDKFPNSQYAKLARAKLVELGPEYASGAAFLSPIDQKKTTVFDNIVPKNFTYRLKNYPLVGGPRSKTAKSTGTAPKRLSETSEDEAEDEVVEDEEMYEEEAPAEEPVNPPRRRNSWGDDDQTPDRLPPGSESEAREMEPNKPGRARL, translated from the coding sequence ATGGACAACACAACCATCTATCGCCGGATCTTAAGCACACGCAGACCATGGGTCTGTGGAGTCGTGTTGTTCGTACTGATTTCAGGCTGCGCTACCCCATGGGAAAAATCGGCGCTGCTGAAAGAAACGTATCCGAACATCGACCGCGTCCAGGGGCCGACAGAACGAGCTCTACGCAATGTCTTCCGCAGACAGAAAGAAGAGAGCGACGAAGAGGAGCTGTCACTTTCCGGTAAGTCGCTGAAGCCGATCGCGGGTACCGAAGAATACCTGGCCGCCACTGAACTCTATAAAGAAGAGAAGTTCCTTGAAGCCCAAAAGGCGTTCAAGAAGGTTGGCAAGAAATTCAAGAAGAGCGAAATTCGCGAAGATGCCCTGTTTATGGAGGCCGAGGCGGCCTGGCAACTCGACAACTACTCCCGTGCTCACGACATCTACGCCGTCCTGCTGAAAGAATATCCTTCGACACGCCACCTGAATGTGGTGAGCGAGCGAATGTTCAAAGTCGGCCGCCTCTGGCTCGACTTTCCGGAAGTGGCAAAACTCGATGAAATCGAACAGGTCAATTTCGAAGACCCGAACAAGAAACTCCCCTCCGAGGAAAAGCCGCACACGGCGAAATCTCGATTCGTCTTTGTCCCTAATCTGACGAACAAGAAAGAACCGTTGTTCGACACACCCGGAAACGGTGTGGCCGCACTTTCCGCCGTCTGGATGAATGATCCGACCGGGCCGCTGGCTGACGACGCCATGATGCTGGTCGCCAGTTACCACGCGAGAAAAGGGAACTATATCGAAGCGGATCGCTACTTTCAGATGTTGCGCGAGACGTTCCCTAACAGTCCGCACGTGCAGAACGCATTCCTTCTGGGCTCCCACGTCAAGCTGATGTCCTATCAGGGCCCCGACTACGAAACACGCACCCTGGAAGAAGCTCAGAAGCTCAAAGAGGCAACGGTCAGACTGTATCCAAATCTGCCTGAGAAAGACCGGATTCAGAGCGAACTGGCACGAATCGAAGATGCCAAGGCACTCATTGACTGGTCACAGGCCAAGTTCTGGTTGCGTAAAGGAAACAAGAAAGCCGCAGCGATTTATTGCCATCAGGTGATCGATAAATTCCCCAATTCTCAGTACGCGAAACTCGCTCGCGCCAAACTCGTCGAACTTGGCCCTGAATATGCCAGTGGCGCCGCGTTCCTGTCGCCCATCGATCAGAAGAAGACCACGGTCTTTGACAATATTGTCCCTAAAAATTTCACATATCGCCTGAAGAACTATCCACTTGTCGGTGGGCCACGCAGCAAGACGGCAAAGTCGACTGGTACGGCTCCGAAACGCCTTTCGGAAACATCCGAAGACGAGGCGGAGGACGAAGTCGTTGAAGACGAAGAAATGTACGAAGAAGAAGCTCCAGCCGAAGAGCCGGTGAATCCGCCTCGACGCAGAAACAGCTGGGGGGACGATGACCAGACGCCCGACAGATTGCCTCCGGGATCTGAATCGGAAGCCCGTGAAATGGAACCGAATAAGCCTGGGCGAGCACGCCTCTAG
- a CDS encoding nucleoside hydrolase, which yields MPQKIIIDADPGIGDALAIALALADPDLDVIALTAVGGTVSAVQAGRNLQAIVEALDPPKWPRIGQAEAAQRMLEAESVAPSPEWLNQQRLLHGPDGLGELPVAVADLHHPRDAAKLMTELAREFPDEITLLTLGPLSNVALAADRDASFLGSLRSLVCLGGTVTSEGDVTAVAEFNVFHHPEAAKVVLKSPTMKLIVPRDVSHRAMLTFDQLDRLNLSESNRYGAFLRHLLPFSMRAHRQYLGVEGVWLPEITALSAISQPRLFKRATLSVDVETEGQLTRGMTIFDRRHRPAWHNNVDALTEVDAQGVLDYFTQMLKKAA from the coding sequence ATGCCACAGAAAATCATCATTGATGCGGATCCAGGAATCGGAGATGCGCTGGCCATTGCGCTGGCATTGGCGGATCCCGATCTCGACGTCATCGCACTGACGGCGGTCGGAGGGACCGTTTCTGCAGTTCAGGCAGGCAGAAATCTGCAAGCGATTGTGGAAGCTCTCGATCCGCCCAAGTGGCCCCGGATTGGCCAGGCCGAAGCAGCACAGCGGATGCTCGAAGCCGAATCCGTCGCCCCCAGTCCCGAATGGCTGAATCAGCAACGGCTGCTCCACGGACCAGATGGCTTAGGCGAACTTCCCGTTGCTGTGGCTGATCTCCATCATCCCCGAGACGCTGCGAAGCTCATGACGGAACTCGCTCGGGAATTTCCCGATGAGATCACTCTCCTGACACTGGGACCGCTCAGCAACGTGGCACTCGCGGCTGACCGCGACGCCAGTTTTCTCGGCAGTCTTCGAAGTCTGGTCTGCCTGGGCGGGACCGTCACCAGCGAAGGAGACGTCACCGCGGTCGCCGAATTTAATGTGTTCCATCATCCCGAGGCGGCCAAGGTGGTCCTGAAATCGCCAACAATGAAGCTGATCGTCCCCCGCGACGTCAGTCACCGGGCGATGCTGACCTTCGATCAACTCGACCGACTCAATCTGTCGGAATCGAATCGTTACGGTGCCTTCCTGCGTCATCTCCTTCCCTTCTCGATGCGGGCTCACCGTCAATATCTTGGAGTAGAAGGTGTCTGGTTACCCGAGATCACGGCACTGTCCGCAATCTCGCAACCCCGGCTTTTCAAGCGAGCCACATTGTCCGTCGATGTCGAAACCGAAGGGCAACTGACCCGGGGAATGACAATTTTTGATCGCCGGCACCGACCCGCCTGGCACAACAACGTGGACGCCCTGACGGAAGTCGATGCCCAGGGGGTACTTGACTATTTCACCCAGATGCTGAAGAAAGCCGCTTAA
- a CDS encoding DUF1501 domain-containing protein: MGLTGFAGLTLSDILRLQATAAEPATTSTSGDRPAIILVWLRGGASHLETFDCKPEASLDYRGPFQPISTNVPGIEIGEHLPLLSRIADRYTLLRSVAHTGGGHPAGSLQVLAGDTDPQDKLVPILPDWMTVASSFLSDPKRGIPNYVAVNPIDNYDNFTIAGPTYLGPSREAFKVVGDPNAPDFRVPNIGMRDESALHVLNSRSSLKANLDRMLRRVDQSGVMDAIDKFDEQAINLLTNPAARTAFDLSLEPDSVRDRYGRNQWGQQCLMARRLVEAGVDIVATEFDGPLCGRVQNWDDHAVNQHVFDALSFRLPTLDQAVSALIEDVYARGLDRRVMVIVTGEFGRTPRISYVASSGGGVASAPAGTVQPGRDHWPNANSMLFAGGGIRTGQIIGATDARGENPVSRRVSPADFLATIYRHLGIDYKHASILNFAGRPVPIVENGEAIPELTRA, encoded by the coding sequence ATGGGATTAACCGGTTTTGCTGGCCTGACCCTGAGCGACATTCTCAGGCTTCAGGCGACTGCCGCTGAACCTGCGACGACGTCGACCTCGGGGGATCGTCCGGCCATTATTCTGGTCTGGCTGCGCGGCGGGGCCAGTCACCTGGAAACGTTTGACTGCAAACCCGAAGCTTCGCTCGATTATCGCGGACCGTTCCAACCGATTTCGACGAACGTTCCGGGGATCGAAATCGGGGAACACCTCCCACTGCTTTCACGAATTGCTGACCGATACACACTGCTGCGATCGGTGGCGCATACGGGAGGTGGACATCCCGCAGGTTCACTTCAGGTGCTGGCCGGTGACACAGATCCCCAGGACAAACTTGTTCCGATTCTGCCCGACTGGATGACCGTCGCCAGCAGTTTTCTCTCCGATCCCAAACGGGGGATTCCAAACTACGTTGCTGTCAATCCGATTGACAATTACGACAACTTTACGATTGCAGGACCGACGTATCTCGGCCCTTCGCGGGAAGCATTCAAGGTCGTCGGCGATCCCAACGCACCCGATTTCCGAGTCCCCAATATCGGCATGCGGGATGAGAGCGCTTTGCACGTGCTAAATTCGCGTTCATCGCTGAAAGCGAATCTTGATCGCATGCTGCGGCGGGTCGATCAGTCCGGTGTGATGGATGCCATCGATAAGTTTGATGAACAGGCCATCAATCTTTTGACGAACCCCGCAGCGAGGACGGCGTTTGATCTTTCGCTCGAACCCGACTCAGTGCGAGACCGCTATGGTCGCAACCAGTGGGGACAGCAATGCCTGATGGCGCGACGTCTGGTGGAAGCGGGGGTGGATATCGTGGCGACCGAGTTTGACGGCCCTCTGTGCGGGCGTGTTCAGAACTGGGACGATCACGCGGTCAACCAGCATGTTTTCGATGCGTTGAGTTTCCGACTACCGACATTGGATCAGGCTGTCTCGGCTCTGATTGAAGATGTCTACGCTCGCGGGCTCGATCGCCGTGTGATGGTGATCGTGACCGGCGAGTTTGGTCGGACACCGCGGATCTCGTATGTCGCCAGCAGCGGCGGAGGTGTGGCGAGTGCTCCTGCGGGAACGGTTCAACCGGGGCGTGATCACTGGCCGAATGCCAACTCGATGCTCTTCGCAGGTGGCGGAATTCGCACGGGGCAGATCATCGGAGCAACGGACGCGCGAGGTGAAAATCCGGTTTCACGTCGAGTCAGTCCTGCCGACTTTCTGGCTACGATCTATCGACACCTGGGGATCGATTACAAGCACGCATCGATTCTCAACTTTGCTGGTCGTCCGGTTCCGATCGTCGAGAACGGAGAAGCAATTCCCGAACTGACTCGAGCATAA
- the recO gene encoding DNA repair protein RecO, protein MSSEKSEGLLLRVTDYSESSRIVVIFTRDFGKISALAKGGRRLKGPFESALDLLSTCQIVFLRKNTSGLDLLTEAKLVTRFHPQERDLACLYAGYYLAEILLALTEDYDPHPVLYSAAQDALNLFQNSETMLLGVIRFELVLLREIGQLPDLENCVACGAELTAGRTFGYWVSEGGLICPDCQREGYTQIAVHAGAAAAMRLLSSESETDWKRLNLTPAQLKELKRITTSAICHVMGKRPKMLKYLDH, encoded by the coding sequence ATGTCGAGCGAAAAGTCAGAGGGACTACTGTTACGGGTCACAGACTACAGCGAATCCAGCCGGATCGTCGTCATTTTTACGCGTGACTTTGGCAAGATATCGGCGTTGGCGAAAGGGGGGCGAAGGCTGAAAGGGCCGTTTGAATCCGCTCTTGACCTTCTCTCGACATGTCAGATAGTCTTCCTCCGCAAGAACACGTCTGGTTTAGATCTCCTCACTGAAGCCAAACTCGTTACGCGGTTCCACCCTCAAGAACGTGATTTAGCCTGCCTTTACGCTGGCTATTACCTGGCTGAAATCCTGTTAGCACTCACTGAAGATTACGATCCACATCCTGTTTTATATTCCGCCGCGCAAGATGCTCTGAATCTGTTTCAGAATTCAGAAACCATGTTGCTCGGTGTGATCCGTTTTGAACTTGTTTTACTGCGAGAAATTGGGCAACTGCCAGATCTGGAAAACTGTGTCGCATGCGGCGCGGAACTGACAGCCGGCAGAACGTTTGGGTACTGGGTCTCGGAAGGGGGACTCATCTGTCCGGATTGTCAAAGAGAGGGATACACACAAATCGCTGTTCACGCAGGTGCCGCCGCTGCAATGCGGCTGCTGTCGAGTGAGAGTGAAACCGACTGGAAACGACTGAATCTGACACCGGCTCAGCTCAAAGAACTGAAACGGATTACAACGTCAGCCATCTGCCACGTCATGGGCAAACGGCCAAAAATGTTGAAATACCTCGACCACTAA
- a CDS encoding PQQ-binding-like beta-propeller repeat protein produces MQLYRLSLAVIFSAILAGHCLGDDNSSVHSGRPRKVLVGDYSAKALAIVNEKGDIEWQTPIRNIHDAAKLANGNILFQTDWTEIVEMTPDYKIVWKYDAAKQNGNEGKRVEVHAFQRLADGSTMIVESGPARIIEVDAMGKLLKEVPLQVEHRNPHTDTRLVRKLDNGNYLVAHEGDNQVVREYDEKGKVVWEYKTGTKVYSALRLENGNTLIGMGDGHRVIEVDKQGKTVWSVEEKELPGITLAWVTMVERLANGNTLIVNCHAGEANPQLVEVDPQKKVVWTFKDFRRFGNSLPVARIIE; encoded by the coding sequence ATGCAGTTGTACCGGTTGAGTCTGGCAGTCATCTTTTCAGCGATTCTGGCGGGTCATTGTCTGGGCGACGACAATTCGTCGGTTCATTCCGGCCGACCGCGTAAAGTACTGGTAGGAGATTACTCTGCCAAAGCGTTGGCAATCGTAAACGAAAAAGGGGACATCGAGTGGCAGACTCCGATTCGCAATATTCATGATGCTGCGAAGTTGGCGAATGGAAACATCCTGTTCCAAACCGACTGGACCGAGATCGTGGAAATGACCCCGGACTATAAAATCGTCTGGAAGTACGATGCCGCGAAGCAGAATGGGAACGAAGGGAAGCGAGTCGAAGTTCACGCGTTTCAGCGGCTTGCCGATGGTAGCACGATGATCGTCGAAAGTGGCCCGGCCCGGATCATCGAGGTCGACGCAATGGGCAAACTTCTCAAAGAAGTTCCTCTGCAAGTCGAACATCGAAATCCCCACACCGATACGCGACTGGTTCGCAAGCTCGATAACGGCAATTACCTCGTCGCACACGAAGGGGACAATCAGGTTGTCAGGGAATACGACGAGAAGGGGAAGGTCGTCTGGGAGTACAAAACAGGGACGAAGGTCTATTCCGCACTCCGGCTCGAAAATGGCAACACATTGATCGGAATGGGAGATGGTCACCGCGTCATCGAAGTTGACAAACAGGGCAAAACCGTCTGGTCGGTCGAAGAGAAAGAGCTTCCCGGAATCACTCTGGCGTGGGTGACGATGGTAGAGAGACTCGCCAATGGCAACACGCTGATCGTCAACTGCCATGCCGGCGAAGCAAACCCGCAGCTTGTCGAAGTCGATCCTCAGAAGAAGGTCGTCTGGACATTCAAGGATTTCCGACGCTTTGGCAACAGCCTGCCGGTCGCGAGAATCATCGAGTGA